A stretch of the Amycolatopsis sp. BJA-103 genome encodes the following:
- a CDS encoding aldo/keto reductase: protein MDHRRLGASGLSVSEISYGNWLTHPDGAECVQAALDAGITTFHTAAAWDGGAAEENLAAALSAVRRDDLVLCTGVFWPEGPGLNDAGLSRKHLTTSLHGSLRRLRTDYIDVYQLLRFDYRTPLEETFLALSDLVRQGKILYAGTAEWTAEQLLEARPIADRLGVPLIANQPHYSMLWRVAEAQVMPVCERAGIGQFASVALAQGVLTGKYRPGEIPPDSRGARVGEARPLLFPDLLERVGMLRGVADDAGLTMAQLALAWTLQHNTVASVVTGASTAAQVTENAKASGVVLDLDVLTRIDQLLGSFIQTDPRLTWSPPATG, encoded by the coding sequence ATGGACCACCGCAGGCTCGGCGCGAGCGGACTGTCCGTCAGCGAGATCTCGTACGGCAACTGGCTCACGCACCCCGACGGCGCCGAGTGCGTCCAGGCCGCGCTCGACGCGGGCATCACGACCTTCCACACCGCCGCGGCCTGGGACGGCGGCGCCGCCGAAGAAAACCTCGCCGCCGCGCTGAGCGCCGTGCGCCGTGACGATCTCGTCCTGTGCACCGGCGTGTTCTGGCCCGAAGGCCCGGGCCTCAACGACGCCGGCCTCAGCCGCAAGCACCTGACCACGTCGCTGCACGGATCGCTGCGGCGCCTGCGCACCGACTACATCGACGTCTACCAGTTGCTGCGGTTCGACTACCGCACGCCGTTGGAGGAGACGTTCCTCGCGCTGTCGGATCTGGTGCGGCAAGGGAAGATCCTCTACGCCGGTACCGCGGAATGGACGGCGGAACAACTGCTGGAGGCGCGGCCGATCGCCGACCGGCTCGGCGTCCCGCTCATCGCCAACCAGCCGCACTACTCGATGCTCTGGCGGGTCGCCGAGGCTCAGGTGATGCCGGTGTGCGAACGCGCCGGGATCGGCCAGTTCGCGTCGGTGGCCCTAGCGCAGGGCGTGCTGACCGGCAAGTACCGGCCGGGCGAGATCCCGCCGGACTCCCGGGGCGCGAGGGTGGGCGAGGCCCGGCCGCTGCTCTTCCCGGACCTCCTCGAACGCGTCGGCATGCTGCGCGGCGTCGCCGACGACGCCGGGCTGACCATGGCCCAGCTGGCGCTCGCGTGGACGTTGCAGCACAACACCGTCGCCTCGGTGGTGACCGGGGCGAGCACCGCGGCACAGGTGACCGAGAACGCGAAGGCGTCCGGCGTGGTGCTGGACCTCGACGTGCTGACGCGGATCGATCAGCTGCTGGGCAGTTTCATCCAGACGGACCCACGGCTGACCTGGTCGCCGCCCGCGACCGGCTGA
- a CDS encoding MFS transporter has translation MAGQYRELFSAKGSLAFSAAGLLARIPVPMMGIGIITMLARTRGDYGLAGLVSAAFTLSMALLGPQVSRLVDRRGQGRILMPVTGISVLAIGALLLCARFGAPDWTLFVCAVLGGFMPSMAAMVRARWSALYRGSPRLHTAFALESVVDELTFVIGPALSVALCSIVFPEAGPLLAVVLLAVGVLLFVSRRETEPRVLPPSGAAGSSAIRLGAVRVLVLTLVAGGVIVGAVDVVSVAFAGAVGSPSAAGVVVSVYAVGSAISGLAFGTLKLTIAPPRLLLIGTAGTAASAVPLLAVDGIIGLCAVVFVAGLFFSPTMIVVMGMIEKIVPAEKLTEGMTWAITGLSIGVALGAAVSGEAVDRFGPDGGFAVAVVAGGLIILIALLSYPLLTRKTTTREEAAC, from the coding sequence CCCGGTCCCCATGATGGGGATCGGGATCATCACCATGCTGGCGCGGACGCGCGGCGACTACGGCCTCGCCGGACTGGTCTCGGCGGCGTTCACGTTGTCCATGGCACTGCTCGGCCCGCAGGTCTCGCGGCTGGTGGACCGCCGGGGGCAGGGCCGGATCCTGATGCCGGTGACGGGGATCAGCGTGCTGGCGATCGGCGCGCTCCTGCTCTGCGCCCGGTTCGGGGCGCCGGACTGGACGCTGTTCGTGTGCGCGGTCCTCGGCGGATTCATGCCCAGCATGGCGGCGATGGTCCGGGCCCGCTGGTCGGCGCTCTACCGCGGCTCGCCCCGGTTGCACACGGCGTTCGCGCTGGAATCGGTGGTCGACGAACTGACGTTCGTCATCGGGCCCGCGCTGTCGGTGGCGTTGTGCTCCATCGTCTTCCCCGAAGCGGGACCGCTGCTCGCCGTGGTGTTACTCGCCGTCGGGGTGCTGCTGTTCGTCTCGCGGCGAGAGACGGAACCACGCGTCCTGCCGCCGAGCGGAGCGGCGGGAAGTTCGGCGATCCGGCTGGGCGCGGTGCGGGTGCTGGTACTGACGCTCGTGGCGGGCGGTGTCATCGTCGGCGCGGTCGACGTCGTCAGTGTGGCGTTCGCGGGTGCCGTCGGGTCGCCGTCGGCGGCGGGCGTCGTCGTCTCGGTCTACGCGGTGGGCTCCGCGATCTCCGGACTGGCCTTCGGGACGCTCAAACTGACCATCGCCCCGCCCCGGTTGCTCCTGATCGGCACCGCTGGCACGGCGGCGAGTGCGGTGCCGTTGCTGGCGGTGGACGGCATCATCGGCCTGTGCGCGGTGGTCTTCGTCGCCGGATTGTTCTTCTCTCCCACGATGATCGTCGTCATGGGGATGATCGAGAAGATCGTCCCGGCGGAGAAACTGACCGAGGGGATGACGTGGGCGATCACCGGTCTCAGCATCGGCGTCGCCCTGGGCGCCGCGGTGTCGGGAGAGGCCGTCGACCGCTTCGGCCCGGATGGCGGATTCGCCGTCGCGGTGGTCGCCGGTGGCTTGATCATCCTGATCGCCCTGCTCTCGTATCCTCTGCTGACCAGGAAGACCACGACGCGCGAGGAGGCGGCATGCTGA
- a CDS encoding TetR/AcrR family transcriptional regulator has protein sequence MLNEPIADGRLAKGEQRKRELIEATLRVVARDGVSGVSHRTVAREAGLPATAAAYHFQGIEDLLTAALTQCMDEDAERMRVLAAEPGGDALPKFAALLARVAAEPGHLLAEYELYLLAAREPRLRESTDRWMSALADFARRHTDDPVRVEMLVGLVDGLLLQGLLRDEPPTADRFEAILRTALTS, from the coding sequence ATGCTGAACGAGCCGATCGCCGACGGCCGCCTCGCCAAAGGTGAGCAACGCAAACGGGAACTGATCGAGGCCACCCTGCGTGTCGTCGCGAGGGACGGGGTTTCGGGAGTCAGTCACCGCACGGTCGCCCGGGAAGCGGGGCTGCCCGCGACGGCGGCCGCGTACCACTTCCAGGGGATCGAAGACCTGCTGACCGCCGCGCTCACCCAGTGCATGGACGAAGACGCCGAGCGGATGCGTGTCCTCGCCGCGGAACCCGGCGGAGACGCCCTGCCGAAATTCGCGGCCCTGCTGGCCCGCGTGGCCGCGGAACCCGGGCACCTGCTGGCGGAGTACGAGCTGTACCTGCTCGCCGCGCGGGAGCCGAGACTCCGCGAGTCGACCGATCGCTGGATGTCGGCCCTGGCGGACTTCGCGCGCCGTCACACCGACGATCCGGTGCGGGTCGAGATGCTGGTCGGGCTGGTGGACGGGTTGCTGCTGCAGGGATTGCTGCGCGACGAACCACCGACTGCGGACCGGTTCGAGGCCATCCTGCGGACCGCACTGACCTCGTGA